The Callospermophilus lateralis isolate mCalLat2 chromosome 3, mCalLat2.hap1, whole genome shotgun sequence genome has a segment encoding these proteins:
- the LOC143393920 gene encoding olfactory receptor 4K3-like, with protein sequence MDGGNQSTVSEFVLLGLGHSWSMQVLLFMIFLLLYVIIVSGNIVIVTLIITDPHLHSPMYFFLANLSFVDMWLSSVTTPKMITDFLRENKTISFAGCMCQIFFAHFIAASEMVLLVSMAYDRYVAICKPLHYSTIMSLQRCTGLVVSSWTTGFVHAMSHLAVIVQLPFCGPREIDSFFCDMPLVIKLACMDSYNLDILMNVDCGFVAVTCFILLLISYTYILLSVCQRSKTGASKALSTCSAHITVVVIFFVPCIFIYVWPLNITWLDKFLAVFYSVFTPLLNPAIYTLRNKEIKKALKRLRSYYVGSQEKA encoded by the coding sequence ATGGATGGAGGAAATCAGTCCACAGTTTCAGAATTTGTGCTTCTGGGACTTGGCCACTCATGGAGCATGCAGGTCTTACTCTTCATGATATTTTTGTTGCTTTATGTGATCATTGTATCTGGAAATATTGTCATTGTGACCTTAATCATCACTGACCCTCATCTCCATTCCCCCATGTACTTCTTTTTGGCCAACCTGTCCTTTGTTGATATGTGGCTTTCCTCAGTCACCACTCCTAAGATGATCACCGATTTTCTCAGAGAGAACAAAACCATTTCCTTTGCAGGTTGCATGTGCCAAATCTTCTTTGCCCATTTCATTGCAGCAAGTGAGATGGTGCTTCTGGTGtccatggcctatgaccgctatgtggccatctgcaaACCACTTCATTACTCCACCATTATGAGCCTGCAAAGGTGCACTGGGCTGGTGGTTTCTTCCTGGACTACTGGCTTTGTGCATGCCATGAGTCACCTGGCTGTGATAGTGCAGTTGCCTTTCTGTGGCCCCAGAGAAATAGACAGCTTCTTCTGTGATATGCCTCTGGTGATCAAGCTGGCCTGCATGGATTCCTATAATTTAGACATTTTAATGAATGTTGACTGTGGGTTTGTGGCTGTAACCTGCTTTATCCTCTTGCTGATATCCTACACATATATTCTTCTCAGTGTTTGCCAGAGATCTAAAACTGGTGCATCTAAAGCCCTGTCCACCTGCAGTGCCCACATCACAGTTGTGGTGATATTTTTTGTGCCCTGTATCTTCATTTATGTGTGGCCACTCAATATCACCTGGTTGGACAAATTTCTTGCtgtgttttattctgtttttacaCCTCTTCTTAATCCAGCCATTTATACattaagaaataaagagattaaaaagGCTTTGAAAAGACTCAGGAGTTATTATGTAGGTTCCCAGGAAAAGGCTTAA